The DNA region CTGATCAACAACCGGGATCGCCTATTGAAATTCCTCCCCAAATTCCTTGAGGATCGTACCGATGACGACCAATTTACCGATGAGAAGAGCTTCTTGGTGCGCCAGATTGAGCTGCTGCCCAAGGAGCCCATCGAACCGGCGCAATCGGCCTACGACGGCGTACGAACGACTACCGCCGTAGCCTAAACTTTCCCTCTCATTTCTATTATAtctttttttgttcttctCATTCTTCTATATTTTCCTTGGCACAGCTGGTTGGTTAAACTGTGCCGTTTCTTGCATTGCAGGCGTGCTGGCATACAGCCTACGGAGTTATAAGCGGGAATGTGTGTGTATATTGGAGGGACTTACGGTGGATACGGACCAGGCAAAGAAGtctaaaaaagaaaaaatatCTTCAACAGCCAACAGTTTCTGTGATACACGAATAATGCTAGTCTTCATTGGCAATCAAGTCATTTGGTTCCTGGCAGTAATACCAGGGGTAAATCTCCGTGACGGGACAACAACGCTCAACGGACCCCATTCTAAAGTCCCGTTTTATGGTTCAGTAGCAGGTTTTTGTTCTCCCGCTGGTCTGGACCCAGGGAAATTCTGGTTCTGGTGGGTTTTATGATAATAGAACGTGCTAAGAAAATACATTGTGGGCAGCcctgttattattattgccATTGTTATTGCCCGCTCGTTTCATGCCGTTGTGTTGACTTTACAGGAGAGCCTCAACCGACTGAAAAAAAGACAAGTCGCATCtgtttttttctctcttaaTTATATTGTTTAATATTCTATTATCTGCTTTGTATTCAGTATAGCAGTAGATATTGCATAGAAATCATAGTTCTATTTATATAAGGTCCACAGACCCCGTGTGAACACAACGCCCCTTTGCGATCCCTGCGTGGGAAACAGAAGAGGCAATACAATTGAAATCAtaaaaggcaaaaaaaaaaaaaaaagcaagagGGACATATGAAGTCCTCTGCCTTCTTTCCATCCCATCTGTTcacatgtgtttcttgtccTGTTTGATCATCTGGCATAATAGTCATCTTCATACTAGTTACATACACTAGTCCATACAACTACCAACCTCCGTGATGCCCATTTCTCGACCTTACCAACTCCTCTCATTCTACCGCGGCTCGCTCTAATTGATCGATTCCTGTTATATTATCCTATATTATACGTATTAATTGTCCTTTCTTCCGTCCCTCTCGCGTGGTTCCCTTGCGCCGACTCCTGCTCTCGAAATTCCTGACTCTGTTCTATCCCCGCCTCCCTATAACGTCGCCCCCCCCCTTCGATCTCCCAGTCGCCTTCTCTCCCAGCCACTAATTCCAgtgaaaggaaaaagggcGAGAAGAAGGTAAAAGAAATATCACAAGTCATGCCAAAAGATTATGGATGAGAGACCTACTTCATTCCCTGCGGACGTGATGCCATCTACCACTACGACGGCTACTACTGCTAGCACGGGCTCGACTCTCCACGCCATCCCCTACGAAGATAGCACGACCAGATCCGACTCCTTATCGACCCCCGGCGCCTCCTCCGTCGACTCCGAATCCAGATCCCGATCCATCAGCACCACCGGTTCGTCATCTGCAGGCGGTGCTACTGGTCCTGGCGGCGCAGGCGACCAGCCACGGGCCTCCCCGACCTCGTCGCATGGAAATAAGTTCCCGGAGACAGGGCTGGCAGGAAAGGATAGCAGGACGATCCGGTCGGAGGGGGATAATTCGGGCCTCAGCCTGCGCAGTATCCCTAGCATTATTGTGAACGATGCTGCCAGTCTCCGCCCCAGTTCGCGTCCTGGCTCTCGCCCCGGGTCTCGCCCCGGCTCGCGCTGGTCGGAGCGCAAATGGGGCGGTTTAAGGACTAGGAGGTCCGCGGAGCTCGACAGACCGACGTGTTCTGTTTGTCCTCCTtcacctccgcctcctgtACCTCAGATGGATCCCCAATTCAGCGGTATCTCGCTCGATATTCCCACTGGGTCATTGGATGGCCTTGGGCCACAGTCGATGAAGTTCTCCAAGCGCGGAAGCCTTATCAAGCATCCGTCGCAACAAAAATCAGGAGAAGcgcagtcgcagtcgcaACCCGAACTGCAACCgcaaccacaacaacaacaacaaccgccACCAAAGCAGCCAGAACAGTCTCAGTATGAGGGACAACAAGGAGCTAAAGAGCCCCAACAGGAGCCGCCACAAGATGATTCACAAAGCGAGCAGAAATTAGTAGAACAGCCAGAAGAACCTAAACAACCTGAATCGCAAGAGCAACAAGATAAACAATTGGAAGCCACACCAATTTCGCCTGCCTCCTCTGCGGATGACCAAAGTGACGTACAACAGCCGCAATTCCATGGCGCCCAGCCAAGATTTCTGAAGCCATCGGCTTCGCTTCGTGTTAGGCGCCAAATAAGCATCCCGTCCCGAGCGATTTCTGCGGACGAGGACATGCTGTCGCGGCGCGTCAGACTGATGTACGAAAAGGGGGAGGAAAATGTGAGTGACTCTGAAGTGGCCGACTCAATGGCCATGGAGAATGGTGTTCTGTGGGAGGAAGCAGCAGAGACGCCTGCTTCTGATGCTCCGAGTGATGCTGGGACCAAACGGCTGTCGACAGTGAAGCCCGAACGAAAGTCCATGCTCAAAAAGGAAACCAATGAGCTGGCAGGTGGTATCGAGTACTGGCAGAACATTGGAGCAGGCGACGTCGATAGATACGGTTTCATCCGTCATCCTCAAACGAGCTCTGGCGACACTACAGATCAACCCAACCCGATCCAGCGAGTTGCTACGAGtctgcttctttcttctgaGACACCTCGGCGGAAACACTCGATTCGCCCTCCATCGGCCCTGGCAAGTAACCGCTCCTTCACCGGACGTTCACCCACACGCAAGTTCTCTGAACCTTCGATCCGTCCATCCTCTTCTCAAAGTACATATAGCTCGCCAATGCGGCGGTCAACGTCGCGATTTCGCCACGCTGCGAACCATCTTCCGCACAATCGCGATCGCCGGTTTACAGACGAGGCAGCCGACATGCTCACACTACCTGTTAATGCAGTTGACTCTGCCAATGGGCTCGATTCCGCCGCGGCGCGCGCcatgaaaaggaaagagtGGGAGCGAGAAGACAAGTGGGCCAAGATGGCTCGACCATCCAAGAAGAACAAAGATGGCGGTGGCATGAAGTTCGAGTTCGACACGCAGAGTTCAAAACTCATCGAACGCACCTGGAAGGGCATCCCTGATCGATGGCGCTCGACAGCATGGTACTCGTTCCTCGAAGCAAGTGCCAGAAAGCGTAGCGACAGTCCTAGTGAAACAGAGTTGGTGGAAGCATATCATGAGTTCCAGTACGTCTCGTCGCCGGATGATGTGCAGATCGATATCGATGTGCCACGAACCATCACCAGCCACATCATGTTCCGGAGACGTTATCGCGGTGGACAACGGTTGCTGTTCCGTGTTCTGCACGCCATGTCGTTGTACTTTCCGGACACCGGTTACGTTCAAGGCATGGCAGCGTTGGCCGCGACACTATTGGCTTATTACGATGAAGAGCATACATTTATCATGCTCGTTCGTCTTTGGCAGCTACGAGGCCTGGAACGTCTGTACGAACATGGCTTCGCTGGTTTGATGGAGGCTCTCGGTGACTTTGAACGAGAATGGTTGGAGGGTGGTGAAGTCGCCGCCAAGTTGAATGAAAATGGCATCCCACCAACGGCCTATGGCACCCGCTGGTATCTAACATTGTTCAACTACTCGATTCCATTTCCGGCCCAACTGCGGGTCTGGGACGTCTTCATGCTCCTTGGCGATGCAGACCCAACACCGTCGCATTCGGTCCTCCCGCTTAAAGGGTCCAAGCAACTTCAGACAAGCGGCTTTGGCAAAGGACTGGATGTCCTTCATGCTACTTCTGCAGCCCTAATAGACGGAATGCGGGAGATTATCCTCGAATCTGACTTTGAGAACTCCATGAAAGTTCTCACCAGTTGGGTGCCGATCAAAGATATCGAGTTGTTCATGCGAGTTGCCAAAGCGGAATGGAAAGTCCATCACCGGAAAAAGTTTTCATGATTTATCAAACAGTGTTTTCGTTTCCCTCTGTTGTTATTCGTTGCTGGTGCGGCGAGACAACCCCTTTATGCCTAATAATcactcttctttttcctcttgcGCAGAGGATATACGCACGCAACCGAATGATATCTCTGATGATTTCGATTTCAaccgaaaaggaaaggagatCTTAATCCTAATTCTCATGAATACCCCGATTTATATATACCTCTTGTTTATGCTTTTCATATTATGATTTCTTGGTATCGGTTCTGGTCCGGAAGGGCACTTGCCAGCTTCCTCCCTATAGGAAATACGATTTTAATACCGGGCTTTGGCCTCTGATTCTATCTTCTTTTGACCCCGTTCGAATTAGCTGAGAAAGGAGTCTGAAACGATTTTTGAGGAGCACGACTGCTTCCGGACCGGACTTTAAATGGATGAAAATCCTTTTATAATTTCCTCTCCTTGGAAAAAGGAGGAGTGATTAATTTACATCTGATGCCTCGTCATTCATACTCATCCACTTGTTTATTTAGCTGCGTACCAAAACTGTGCTTAACGTCCACTCTCTACTGTCTGTCTTTGTACGCTTACTCTCCTTTGTTACCGCTTTATTTAAACAATCTCTATTCCTTTCCTAGATTGTCATCCACTCCCTTGTCCTGCTTATTCCCATTTCTCGTTCCATCATCATGTCTTGTTTACTGGTTGGTATACCACGATATACTGTTCCTTCCTTACTGCGTATATCTAATCTTGCGTCTTGTTTCTTACATGTTTTCCCTGTTGTTTACCCTAAACACATGATTTACTACTCACTACATTACTATTACATGTGTTGCCTATGTGGCATTCAATAAAAGATCTGAACCTGTTTATTCTGAGGAATCCTTCCTCATCACTGTGACTGTAATATATCGTATCAATAAGCCAGTGCTCCCTAGGCACTCTAGTGAGTCACGCCTAATTCCATCTAAAAACGCCTCTCAATACGCCGCCTCCTTAACCACCATCCTACCTTTCGCCTCACACATCAATACTCGCCCCCTTATCAACCAAGAACGCCACAACCCACTGATTAGAACTGTACATTAGGGCGTATGTGTATTTGCATGGGTGTCTATATACACTTATTATATGATATAATCCTACTCCGAAAACGAAAACCGCAACATATCCCACTGTCCAGCAGCACTCATCCCCCGTTTATATCCCGGCACTTCATTCCCTCCCATGTCTCTCCATAAAACATCCGCCCATCCATCCCACAGTTCCCGTCAGTAACACGCCTCCGCAGCGGGGGTTGGGTATCGCTCACAGAATGTTTTGATTTTGTCATTAGCGAACTTTTCTGCCTTGTTGGGTTTTGTAGAAGATGTTCCATTGCTTCTGGGGGGTCTGAGAAGTCCCGTTAGATCTCTACGTAGTTCTGGTGCGACCCTGAGGGGGCAAGGAGGTAGTGATGGTGCTGTATGTATTGGAGTTTGTAGGCGATGTGACGGAGCGGCATGCGTGGCGGTATTTGAGGGATGCTCAGTATGCGCGGCCTGTATATCAATCAATACTTACTATccaaagaaaaaggaggaaTGGAAAATAGCACACCCTCAACATGCGCAATAAACATATACCGACAATGGTCCTCAATAGAAAGTAAATTCGCCTTTCGGCTCCAATCCAATTCCTTCACATCACCCCATTTCTTGCCCCGTGCAGTATCCAGCAAGCAATGCACGGCGCAACTTGGGCGCAAAGCTTACTTTACCCCACCAGACTagctttttctctttttcggaaAAAGACAGCTCAGACTCAGTAGCAAGCACTCTATCCATAGCCTGTGTATGATAAGGCCCGATATCATTGCTCAAGTGGCCCCATGACCAGAATCCGAATTCCGCTATGAGCCATACAGATTCCTCGGTTGCTTTTCTGGAGTACACCCATACTGGATGCCCATTGGTATTCACATCGTCTACCCGGTCCTCGACGGAAAAAAAGAACTCGATATTTGGAATGGTGGAGTGGTTTAGCGTGGCGGATAGAACACGAGACATGACCGATAGAGTCGCGATGATTTTGCGCGTGTGGTCTTCGCCTTTGGGGTAGCGATGACATAGAGTTCTCCGTTGTAGATACTGGCTCGGGCCATGTCATTTTCTAGAGGTGTGTCGTTCAGGCCTTTGGTAGTTATGCCTGCTCGTTTCGTCCAATGTGCAACGCCCTGGCGGATATTCTCGTACATATCTGGGAAAAAGGCGTTACATTGGTCTTTGTTTAAAGTTGAGATTGTGGGCGTCGCGACATTGGAATGAGGTGGATGTTTGGCAGGTACAATGGCCCGCGGGAATCAATTGAATTAGTAGCGGGTGTTCATTATTGCCGTCTGCATTTATTCCAAACCACATCAATTATACACAGCAAAGACAACCGGACTAGCGCCAGCCATACCCGCTGTTGAGACCATGGACTGTTTGATCCCATATCGGGGGAAGAGTACCAAACAGTCCCAACTGTGGGGTGGGATATAGGAGAAACAAAAACACAGGACCCCCAGCCTTATCTACCCAATTCCTTGACCCTTTATTGACCCATACTATAGTGCCGCAGTGATTCCTAGCCGCCAACCAAGCGGACTCGCTTAGGGTTTTACGGAAATGATCGACCGCTAAGTCTTCCCGTGTTGCATCTTGGCATCTTTTATTGGTGCTTGGCGAATCTTGATTGCCAGCGGAGGAACCCGAGGTATCCACTGGGCCCACGCGGTGTTCGTTTCTTTGAGCTGACTCGTCAATCACATGCAGTGAATGGGGTCGTCGATTCTTATTCTTTTTAGTGCAGTTTCCTAGTTGGGCATGTTCACTGCCAGGTCAAGCAGGCTGCGGTATTCCAGTCCTCGTAGTAGAAGCTACCGTCTGTATTATGGCATGATCTAGAGTATATCTCTTTTGTCCTCTCAGCAGAACGTAACGATGCTATTACAATCTCCCTCTCTTCTGATTTTGGCCGTTCTATAGCACTTCTCGGTTTCTGTGTCTATATCTTGTGGTGCTATAAGCTGGCTTTACTTCTTTTCGAAGTCACGGGGGATTGGGTTTTGCAGAAATGACCCCCCAACAAACGTAGGCGTATATTTGACGTGCCATTAATGGCGAGGCAGTAACGTGGAACCAAAAAGTAGACACTATTCTATACATTAAACTAGTCGATCAAGATAGTACTCATGACGCCACGGATTGAATCTCGTAAGCATGCCACGAGAAAGACATTCCTAGGCCTATCATTGGTACAGACTCAGAGTGTTGATGGAGCCCGGAGAGCTCAGCTCGCAGTCATTCTTTCAAATCCCTCGACTAATTTGTCCCTCTGGATATTCGATCCCTTAGGCATTTAAATGTCAACTACGTCACATATATTTTTTATAACCTCAAATTAACAGAATGGAATCCCTTCTTACGTTCATACAAATTTTCAAATCACTTCTCAGTATGTCTATACTTTTATCCTCCAGACCATACCGGAAGATCCTTTATCGAATACCGGATTTTTCCCTTCGAAAGTTACAATGTGATATATCCAATCTCTCGATGGAAATCGTCCTCGACATAACTTCCTATCTACCACCAGCCAGCCAAGTCTGCTTAGCCTTGACCTGAAAGGGTCTGTATCGATACTTTGGAACAATTTATGCAACTGACGATATGTATTATTAATGGCGACCGCCAGCGAGAAAGGTTCTAAAAAATTATCGAAGAATGAAGTTACTTGTCCAACTTGAGGACAGCCAATGGGCATGGTGCGCCGGTTGCGAGAAGCTGCGTTTCTACAACAGGTAGAACCACAGGAACAGGGTTTCAAAGCGAGCGCCAATAAACGTAGATGTAAGGTCTATATGTATGGAATCAATGTAATATGATAGGCTTTGCGATACTGTATACTACGCTAGTCGACCAAAGAAGGTACCTTTGCAGGAAAGGACGCTCTATATAATACAGGAAGAAATGCCATTACCTTCTAAGCGGTATAAAAAGCAGCACACTAACCAAGGGAACAGCATCGTTAATAATGGGGTAAAAAGGCAATCGAATTAGAATTTTTTCAAGCCTAGAGGAGAGAAACGAAATACAGGAGAGGAGTAATGAAGAGACTTGATCTAGATGTAGACATCAGATATTCACACTCGTGCTCGACGCTGGTGTAGACTGGCGCAGAGCGTATGGACAGGGAGATTGGCTTGTCTCAGATAAAGCGCAAGGGCATTGGAGGAAACTATCGGATGGCAATTGGGAGGAGCCAAATGAGGAAAGGACGGGCAACTTCCAGGAAAGACCAAAAATGCAAGGACAACGGAAGCGTAGTTGAGTGGAGTTGGGGTAGGTAAATTGCTTCATGGAGCCTGGGGAGCTCGAGAAGGACAGCTGGTGTTTGCGATGAAACCCAGAAAATTCGACATCGTCGAGAGTAGAGGCAAGGATTTCAACCAGCACCTCTCGGTGCAGGCTGCCTCCAGCTTCTTCTCAAATTCGTTGTTCCTGTTTCGGATGGCATCGAGCTCTTTGGTCAACCGATCTTTTCTGGTGCACGTCATCTCCAGCTGTGCGATGGCCGCAGAACCAGGCTGTGGTGTGTCTCAGTTCTTTCGTTCCAGGCCTCCGCCTGTTTTCCTATAATAATTGTAACTGTCAATCGCTTGCTGTGACGACGTCGTTAAATTTGTCGACGATTTTGTCTGGCGACAGcaatgggtatgtcgccttTAGCCATTCCCAAATATACGACCCAAATATCACAAAAAGGTGACCCAATGGCCTTGGAGACACAGCTTGGTATCTCTTTCGGGGCAACTTCGTTGCATCCCGGGCATATATATGGACAAAAGCCACGAAGTCCCAACCTGGCTGGAGGCCACGGGCTAGATGAACGGAGAAACTGGTCATTGAATTCGACAACTTTGAAGAAAGCGTCGCAACTTTATTCATAGATTGATACCAATCGTTTGCTCCAGGGAGTTTTTGGATGCTGACCGTTCCGTAAATTCATGTTTCCCAGATCATGGTTGCAGGTGATAGTGTCTGAATCTTCTCAATGGGTTGGACtggaagaaagaggaatgaGACATTAAGGTAAAGCAGTGAATGGATATGGGAGGAATAAAGTACTAAAAGGAAAGAGGGGAAAACTGCGGAACTGAAAGGGCCTGAATTaggaaggaacaaggatGTGGCAACCTCCGGGAAAGAGCTAAATCAGGAAGGACGACAATCTCAAGGAAGGAACCAGGTGCAGAGGAAACGGGCAATCAAGTGTATACAGTTAAGTGTTAAGCAGTCTCATTAAAAAGAATAATCAAAATAATCTACATCATCTACTGAGCCTGATTTCGACGTGTTTATCTACCAGTAATCGCAACTGTCCGCCATGGTGTTCCTACGGCTTTTAtcgtaaaaaaaaaaaaaaaagaaagaaaattaGCGACTATGGCGCTGAACTCAGGCCAACTTGCGAAGTAAGGATCAAAAGTTTGAGTGTAGCAACTATACAGGCCACTATATTCTCACTTAAAGACACGAATCGATAATTAGTATACACGAGTCGTGGACCAAATCCCTTTCCCAGGTCTCATGTATGCATTACTATCCAGACAGACCACAATGCACAGCAAACGGGAAAATCTGAATACCTGAGACTAATTTGAGAGGTATCCCGGTACCAATCATGCATATGACAGTGAGACAATTAGAGGCCACCGCTACCGGCTGATGGGCCTCATAGGTATCATATGAGATACGTACCTGTCATTATCAATATCTAGCTGGTAAACGCAAGCTCATGAAGCAGTAGCCAGTTCTTTCCGTGGATATATCATCACGTGACGGGCGTTGCCCTCTCCAGCGCTCTTCGCGCCAAAAGCATTGATCGTTGTAGCCTGCCAAGGTAATAAGGAAAGTAAAAATACAGACAAAGGTATATATGCAGCATATATTGAGAAACATCCCGTTAATCTCATTGCACGCTATCACGTGCAATCGAACTCTGCCTCGAGCGAGACGACGGTACCGGTGCCGGCTGATGCGTGCCTCGGGCCTTTCGTTTCCGACTGGGAGAGCTGTGGTCCTCTGAAACACTCCGTGAGTGGGCGCCTGATGATGCCGGCGTAGgctccttttctctttctgacGGTTTCCCTGCAGAAGGCTCCTGGCTTGCTTTTCCACCTGGCGTGGACTCTTGCGACTTTCCAGACGGTGGCTGTTGCCCTGGCGGGACCCAATGATGGAAATATATAGAGGTCGATTGACGTGGTCGGTACTGATATTCGTTGTTCGCAGCGGATTGAGGTGTAGAGGCGGATGATGTTTGTGTGTATTGTTGTGTACTATTGCTGGGAGGGATCGAAGGCTGAGGCaacgatgaagacgaagggGGACCACTAGGAGGGAACGGAGATTGCCCGAGTGATTGTCTAACAGGCGAAGAACCCCGGGATATGTTAGGTGGTTGTGATGGCAAAATCTCCCCAGGAGTCGGAACTGACGGTTGTGGATTGTATAGTGCGTTTGGCGGAACGGGATGAGAATGACGCAAGTCTATGGACCCTGAATGCGAATGTCGGTGCGTAAACGGCGCAGGTGGACGCGGAAACGTAGATGATGGCATATCCGATCCTGACGATTGGTGGTAATGGTGATGCGGGTGATGCTGCGGAGGCGGTG from Aspergillus chevalieri M1 DNA, chromosome 2, nearly complete sequence includes:
- a CDS encoding putative TBC domain protein (COG:S;~EggNog:ENOG410PKY2;~InterPro:IPR035969,IPR000195;~PFAM:PF00566) yields the protein MDERPTSFPADVMPSTTTTATTASTGSTLHAIPYEDSTTRSDSLSTPGASSVDSESRSRSISTTGSSSAGGATGPGGAGDQPRASPTSSHGNKFPETGLAGKDSRTIRSEGDNSGLSLRSIPSIIVNDAASLRPSSRPGSRPGSRPGSRWSERKWGGLRTRRSAELDRPTCSVCPPSPPPPVPQMDPQFSGISLDIPTGSLDGLGPQSMKFSKRGSLIKHPSQQKSGEAQSQSQPELQPQPQQQQQPPPKQPEQSQYEGQQGAKEPQQEPPQDDSQSEQKLVEQPEEPKQPESQEQQDKQLEATPISPASSADDQSDVQQPQFHGAQPRFLKPSASLRVRRQISIPSRAISADEDMLSRRVRLMYEKGEENVSDSEVADSMAMENGVLWEEAAETPASDAPSDAGTKRLSTVKPERKSMLKKETNELAGGIEYWQNIGAGDVDRYGFIRHPQTSSGDTTDQPNPIQRVATSLLLSSETPRRKHSIRPPSALASNRSFTGRSPTRKFSEPSIRPSSSQSTYSSPMRRSTSRFRHAANHLPHNRDRRFTDEAADMLTLPVNAVDSANGLDSAAARAMKRKEWEREDKWAKMARPSKKNKDGGGMKFEFDTQSSKLIERTWKGIPDRWRSTAWYSFLEASARKRSDSPSETELVEAYHEFQYVSSPDDVQIDIDVPRTITSHIMFRRRYRGGQRLLFRVLHAMSLYFPDTGYVQGMAALAATLLAYYDEEHTFIMLVRLWQLRGLERLYEHGFAGLMEALGDFEREWLEGGEVAAKLNENGIPPTAYGTRWYLTLFNYSIPFPAQLRVWDVFMLLGDADPTPSHSVLPLKGSKQLQTSGFGKGLDVLHATSAALIDGMREIILESDFENSMKVLTSWVPIKDIELFMRVAKAEWKVHHRKKFS
- a CDS encoding uncharacterized protein (COG:S;~EggNog:ENOG410PPPB): MLLTLKPPTPARMAQNGIKGPSHEYSVIRQSIPSFRDSSVPFRQPSVPPSPNTHTNTTTNTTPSSANMDPSSRRSLPPPPSRTLPPPQLTAAHTPPQLPPPPPSSQWHCGDKDPSMHLWLQARAEEDRRKQEEEKARQETLRLEQRVVEHSMLRDALQAGVPPHMIPLIFAGISGGGLPQAAIDLAQQYVSHSVAQAQCQGPGPAVASMPPPPAPPAPPPPQHHPHHHYHQSSGSDMPSSTFPRPPAPFTHRHSHSGSIDLRHSHPVPPNALYNPQPSVPTPGEILPSQPPNISRGSSPVRQSLGQSPFPPSGPPSSSSLPQPSIPPSNSTQQYTQTSSASTPQSAANNEYQYRPRQSTSIYFHHWVPPGQQPPSGKSQESTPGGKASQEPSAGKPSEREKEPTPASSGAHSRSVSEDHSSPSRKRKARGTHQPAPVPSSRSRQSSIARDSVQ